In a genomic window of Pedobacter sp. KBS0701:
- a CDS encoding SDR family oxidoreductase: MDLQLKEKVIIITGAAKGIGRSIAEVFAKEDAIAVIVGRKAEDNQKVVDEIIAQGKKAEQFVAELSNPDDCGKVVKEIVAKFGRIDGLVNNAGVNDGVGLENGNYDDFMASLHKNVVHYYLMAHHALPELIKSKGAIVNITSKTAETGQGNTSAYAAANGGRNALTREWAVELLKYGIRVNAVVVAECWTPAYETWIETLDNAEEKLKEITSKIPLENRMTTAEEIANMTAFLMSNKSSHTTGQIIHVDGGYVHLDRALANA, from the coding sequence ATGGATTTACAGTTAAAAGAAAAAGTTATTATCATCACTGGTGCTGCAAAAGGCATCGGCAGGAGCATTGCAGAAGTGTTTGCTAAAGAAGACGCCATTGCTGTTATTGTTGGCAGAAAAGCAGAAGATAACCAGAAAGTAGTTGATGAAATTATTGCTCAGGGCAAAAAAGCAGAACAGTTTGTTGCAGAACTTTCCAATCCGGATGATTGCGGAAAAGTGGTTAAAGAAATCGTTGCTAAATTTGGAAGGATTGATGGTTTAGTAAATAATGCAGGCGTGAATGATGGGGTAGGTTTAGAAAATGGAAATTACGATGATTTCATGGCTTCGTTACATAAAAACGTGGTGCATTATTATTTAATGGCACATCATGCCTTGCCAGAATTGATTAAAAGCAAAGGCGCCATTGTAAACATCACGTCTAAAACGGCTGAAACCGGACAAGGAAATACCTCTGCCTATGCTGCCGCAAATGGCGGTAGAAATGCATTAACCCGCGAGTGGGCTGTTGAATTATTGAAATATGGCATCCGTGTAAACGCAGTAGTGGTTGCCGAATGCTGGACACCTGCTTACGAAACCTGGATAGAGACTTTAGACAATGCAGAAGAAAAACTAAAAGAAATTACTTCAAAAATTCCATTGGAAAACAGAATGACAACTGCAGAAGAAATCGCAAACATGACCGCTTTTTTAATGTCTAATAAATCAAGTCATACCACCGGACAGATTATCCATGTTGATGGTGGTTATGTACATTTAGATAGAGCTTTAGCGAACGCTTAG
- a CDS encoding DUF5703 domain-containing protein has translation MVWNTQSLNSSESMPVGGGDIGLNLWVENGNVYLYLSKSGTFDENNTLLKLGRIKLKLSPNPFLGKTFKQELILKDGYAQISGANSKLSAKINVWVDVFSPVIHLDIKSSKKITTEASYENWRFEDRITKGKENNQNSYKWAPQGIVKTFKDEIAFKNNTLQFYHQNKPETVFDVAVKQQGLEDRKAELFNPLKNLIFGGSMQGDNLFPAGNYEGVYLSTPFKAWVLKSKKPSNATNITITLNTVTATSAKQWEQSLNVINNKNSQKASIKWWNDYWKRSFIYINSKDESANQSAKNYQLFRYMLGCNAFGKYPTKFNGGLFTFDPQLTDTALKYTPDFRNWGGTHTAQNQRLVYWPMLKSGDFEIMKPQFDFYLNLLKNAEIRTQAAWGHNGASFTEQLENFGLPNPAEYGWKRPADFNKGMEYNAWLEYEWDTVLEFCMMILETERYNGNHIEKYLPLIESSLTFFKEHYTYLAKQRGAKTLDADGHLVLYPGSGAETYKMAYNSTSTISALKTVLERLVEQPNLSEKQKSEWKAMLKTIPPISFRVFDGHTTIAPAKLWERVNNTESPQLYPVYPWGIYGIGKPGLDTAVNTYKYDTDVLKFRSYVGWKQDNIFAARLGLTEDASKLTTAKLKDSGRRFPAFWGPGFDWVPDHNWGGSGMIGLQEMLMQVDGKNIYLFPAWPKDWDVHFKLYAPYQTTVEGQLRDGKLIDLRVLPASRKADIKIMIH, from the coding sequence GTGGTTTGGAATACCCAAAGCCTTAATTCATCAGAATCGATGCCTGTAGGTGGTGGCGATATCGGCCTCAACCTCTGGGTAGAAAATGGCAATGTTTACCTTTATCTATCCAAAAGTGGTACCTTCGATGAGAACAATACCTTACTCAAACTTGGTCGAATAAAACTCAAATTATCCCCAAACCCATTCCTAGGAAAAACATTCAAACAAGAACTGATCTTAAAAGATGGTTACGCCCAGATTTCAGGCGCAAATAGTAAATTAAGCGCCAAAATCAATGTTTGGGTAGATGTTTTCAGTCCTGTCATTCATTTAGACATTAAATCAAGTAAAAAAATCACAACAGAAGCAAGTTACGAAAACTGGCGATTTGAAGACCGCATAACCAAAGGCAAAGAGAACAACCAAAATTCGTATAAATGGGCGCCTCAGGGCATTGTAAAAACCTTTAAAGATGAAATTGCTTTTAAAAACAATACCCTTCAATTCTACCATCAAAATAAGCCCGAAACGGTATTCGATGTTGCTGTAAAGCAACAAGGCTTAGAAGATAGAAAAGCTGAATTATTCAATCCTTTAAAAAACCTGATTTTTGGAGGCTCAATGCAGGGAGATAACCTGTTTCCGGCGGGGAATTATGAAGGTGTTTATTTAAGTACACCTTTTAAAGCCTGGGTTTTGAAGAGTAAAAAGCCTTCAAACGCTACCAATATTACCATTACATTAAATACTGTTACAGCAACCTCTGCAAAGCAATGGGAGCAAAGCTTAAATGTTATAAACAACAAAAATAGCCAGAAAGCAAGTATAAAATGGTGGAACGATTACTGGAAAAGAAGTTTCATTTATATTAATTCCAAAGATGAATCTGCTAATCAATCGGCTAAAAATTATCAGTTGTTCAGGTATATGTTGGGTTGCAATGCATTCGGCAAATATCCTACAAAATTTAACGGCGGTCTATTCACTTTCGATCCACAACTTACAGATACCGCTTTAAAATACACACCCGATTTCAGAAACTGGGGTGGAACACATACTGCCCAAAACCAGCGTTTGGTTTATTGGCCGATGTTAAAAAGCGGTGATTTTGAAATAATGAAACCCCAGTTCGATTTCTACCTGAATTTGTTAAAAAATGCTGAAATCAGAACGCAAGCTGCCTGGGGACATAACGGTGCCAGTTTTACAGAACAGTTAGAAAATTTTGGCTTACCAAATCCAGCAGAATATGGCTGGAAACGACCTGCAGATTTTAACAAAGGTATGGAATACAATGCCTGGTTAGAGTATGAGTGGGATACCGTTTTAGAGTTCTGTATGATGATTTTGGAAACGGAAAGATATAATGGCAACCACATCGAAAAATATCTGCCATTAATTGAAAGTTCTTTAACATTTTTCAAGGAGCATTACACCTATTTAGCCAAGCAACGCGGGGCAAAAACTTTAGATGCTGATGGACATTTGGTTTTGTATCCGGGCTCTGGTGCCGAAACCTATAAAATGGCCTACAACTCCACCTCAACCATTTCGGCTTTAAAAACCGTTTTGGAAAGACTTGTGGAGCAACCCAATTTATCTGAAAAGCAAAAATCAGAATGGAAAGCCATGCTAAAAACCATTCCACCAATTAGTTTTAGGGTATTCGATGGCCACACAACAATTGCTCCGGCGAAACTTTGGGAACGCGTTAACAATACCGAAAGTCCGCAATTGTATCCGGTTTATCCCTGGGGGATTTACGGCATCGGAAAACCCGGTTTAGATACGGCTGTCAACACCTATAAATACGATACCGATGTGCTAAAATTCCGGAGTTACGTAGGGTGGAAACAGGACAATATTTTTGCAGCAAGATTAGGTTTAACTGAAGACGCTTCAAAATTAACCACAGCAAAGTTAAAAGACTCTGGAAGGAGATTCCCAGCCTTCTGGGGACCAGGTTTTGATTGGGTGCCAGACCATAATTGGGGCGGCTCAGGCATGATCGGTTTACAGGAAATGCTAATGCAGGTAGACGGCAAAAACATCTACCTTTTTCCTGCATGGCCTAAAGATTGGGATGTGCATTTTAAACTTTATGCGCCTTACCAGACCACTGTTGAAGGACAATTAAGGGACGGAAAATTAATAGATTTACGAGTATTACCAGCATCAAGGAAAGCAGATATAAAAATAATGATTCACTAA
- a CDS encoding zinc-binding alcohol dehydrogenase family protein, with amino-acid sequence MKTLTCTTPGTFEYSETEKPTLKKDHAIIKIKRIGICGTDLHAFEGTQPFFNYPRVLGHELSGELVEIDGAEGFKTGEAVTLIPYFKCGECIACRMNKSNCCVKMQVCGVHVDGGMREYLQVPSRTLLHGEGLSYDELALVEPLAIGAHGVRRAAIQPGEFVLVIGAGPIGLGTMEFARIAGANVIALDINEDRLAFCKDKLKVPYMVNALSADVVQQLSDITNGDMPTVVIDATGNQKAINNAINYMAHGARFVLIGLQKGDLIFNHPEFHKRESTLMSSRNATIEDFEHVIKSMKAGLVNPTNYITHQVKFEEVKGEFESWLDPKNGVIKAMVSI; translated from the coding sequence ATGAAAACCCTTACCTGTACCACACCCGGAACTTTTGAATATTCGGAAACAGAAAAACCTACATTAAAAAAAGATCACGCCATTATAAAAATTAAACGGATCGGCATCTGTGGAACCGATTTACATGCTTTTGAAGGCACCCAACCCTTTTTTAATTATCCCCGTGTGTTAGGGCACGAGCTTTCTGGTGAACTGGTTGAGATTGATGGAGCTGAAGGTTTTAAAACAGGAGAAGCCGTAACTTTGATTCCATATTTCAAATGTGGCGAATGCATTGCCTGCCGGATGAACAAATCAAACTGTTGTGTTAAAATGCAGGTTTGTGGGGTACATGTTGATGGAGGGATGCGCGAATATTTACAGGTTCCATCGAGAACGCTTTTACATGGCGAAGGGTTGAGTTACGATGAGCTCGCCTTGGTTGAACCTTTAGCCATTGGGGCGCATGGGGTTAGAAGGGCAGCTATTCAGCCCGGAGAGTTTGTACTCGTTATTGGCGCCGGACCAATTGGTTTAGGTACTATGGAGTTTGCCCGGATTGCAGGTGCAAATGTAATTGCGCTGGACATTAATGAAGACCGCCTGGCATTCTGCAAAGATAAATTGAAAGTGCCCTATATGGTTAACGCGCTTTCAGCTGATGTGGTTCAGCAACTGAGTGATATTACAAATGGGGATATGCCAACTGTTGTAATTGACGCTACCGGTAATCAAAAAGCAATTAATAATGCCATCAATTATATGGCTCATGGTGCAAGGTTCGTTTTAATCGGATTACAAAAAGGCGATTTAATCTTCAACCATCCGGAGTTTCATAAAAGAGAATCTACTTTAATGAGCAGCAGAAATGCCACTATAGAAGATTTTGAACACGTCATTAAATCAATGAAAGCCGGTTTGGTTAACCCAACCAATTACATTACCCATCAAGTTAAATTTGAGGAAGTAAAAGGTGAGTTTGAAAGCTGGCTTGATCCGAAAAATGGGGTGATTAAAGCGATGGTTAGTATATAA
- a CDS encoding L-ribulose-5-phosphate 4-epimerase, with product MSNYQDIKQQAYLANMQLPKLGLVLFTFGNVSAADRSKGVFAIKPSGVPYEDLSPEKMVIVDFDGNTVEGDLRPSSDTKTHAVLYKHWEEIGGIVHTHSTYGTAWAQAQRAIPIFGTTHADHLTVDIPCAPPMADEMIKGNYEYETGFQIMNHFESLGLSYQEVEMILVGNHAPFTWGKTAEKAVYNSAVLETVAQMALLTEQINSQAPRLKDSLIEKHYERKHGSGAYYGQK from the coding sequence ATGAGCAACTATCAGGATATAAAACAACAGGCTTATCTGGCCAATATGCAGTTGCCTAAACTGGGTCTGGTACTTTTTACCTTTGGTAATGTAAGTGCTGCCGACCGTTCAAAGGGAGTATTTGCGATTAAGCCAAGCGGTGTGCCTTACGAGGATTTATCGCCGGAAAAAATGGTCATTGTAGACTTTGACGGGAACACAGTTGAAGGGGATTTACGCCCTTCTTCAGACACTAAAACCCATGCGGTTTTATACAAACACTGGGAAGAAATTGGGGGGATTGTGCATACACATTCTACCTATGGTACGGCCTGGGCACAAGCACAAAGGGCAATTCCAATTTTTGGAACCACACATGCCGACCATTTAACCGTCGATATTCCATGTGCACCACCAATGGCGGATGAAATGATCAAAGGGAATTACGAGTATGAGACGGGCTTCCAGATTATGAACCATTTTGAAAGTTTAGGCCTGAGTTATCAAGAAGTCGAAATGATTTTAGTAGGTAACCACGCTCCTTTTACCTGGGGGAAAACGGCCGAAAAAGCAGTTTATAACAGCGCGGTTTTAGAAACTGTAGCACAGATGGCTTTATTAACCGAGCAGATTAATTCGCAGGCCCCAAGGTTAAAAGATTCGTTGATTGAGAAGCACTATGAGCGTAAGCATGGTTCCGGGGCTTATTATGGACAGAAATGA
- the araA gene encoding L-arabinose isomerase, which produces MIDLKKLQVWFITGTQHLYGEETLKQVAEHAQQVADSLNQNGNISVSVVYKPIVKTTEEIFETLQQANIDESCIGVITWMHTFSPAKMWIRGLNVLQKPLLHLHTQFNRDIPWNTIDMDFMNLNQSAHGDREFGFMVTRMRKDRKVVVGHWQDEEVAKQIDTWCRAAAGWHDWQGAKFVRFGDNMRYVAVTDGDKVEAEMKFGFAVNTYGIGDLVAVINGISEESVQTLLKEYEATYDMADDLKAGGARHQSVYDAAKIELGLRKFLVDGGFKGFSDTFEDLHGMIQLPGIAAQRLMADGYGFAGEGDWKTAALVRACKVMGAGLAGGNAFMEDYTYHFDPANSMVLGSHMLEVDASLASGKASLEVHPLGIGGKADPARLVFNVAGGDALNASLIDMGNRFRLLVNEVKAVEAEHDLPNLPVARVLWKPLPDMKTGCAAWIYAGGAHHTAYSQNLTTEHLLDFANIAGLEYVNIGADTKINQFRNELHWNEVFYK; this is translated from the coding sequence ATGATTGATTTAAAAAAATTACAGGTTTGGTTTATTACCGGTACACAGCATTTGTACGGCGAAGAAACCTTAAAACAAGTGGCAGAACATGCGCAACAAGTGGCAGATTCCTTAAACCAAAATGGAAATATCTCTGTTTCGGTGGTTTACAAACCGATTGTAAAAACGACAGAAGAGATTTTTGAAACTTTACAGCAAGCTAATATTGATGAAAGTTGTATTGGGGTAATTACCTGGATGCATACTTTTTCTCCGGCAAAAATGTGGATCAGAGGTTTGAATGTTTTGCAAAAACCTTTATTGCATTTACATACGCAATTTAACCGCGATATTCCTTGGAATACGATCGATATGGATTTTATGAACCTGAACCAAAGTGCTCACGGCGATCGCGAGTTTGGTTTTATGGTGACCCGTATGCGTAAAGACCGTAAGGTAGTGGTTGGCCATTGGCAGGATGAGGAAGTAGCCAAACAGATTGATACCTGGTGCAGGGCTGCTGCCGGATGGCACGATTGGCAAGGAGCTAAATTTGTCCGTTTTGGTGATAATATGCGTTATGTTGCGGTAACTGATGGTGATAAAGTGGAAGCTGAAATGAAATTTGGTTTCGCGGTAAATACCTATGGTATAGGTGATTTAGTGGCGGTAATTAATGGAATAAGTGAGGAATCTGTTCAAACGTTATTAAAGGAATACGAAGCTACCTATGACATGGCCGATGACTTAAAGGCAGGTGGTGCGAGACATCAATCGGTTTACGATGCGGCTAAAATTGAACTGGGTTTACGTAAGTTTTTGGTTGATGGCGGTTTTAAAGGTTTCTCTGATACGTTTGAAGATCTGCATGGTATGATCCAGTTACCGGGAATTGCAGCACAACGTTTAATGGCCGATGGTTATGGTTTTGCTGGTGAAGGTGACTGGAAAACCGCTGCTTTGGTACGTGCCTGTAAAGTAATGGGTGCTGGTTTAGCGGGTGGAAATGCTTTTATGGAAGATTATACCTATCATTTTGATCCGGCAAATTCAATGGTATTAGGCTCGCACATGCTTGAAGTTGATGCTTCTTTAGCAAGTGGAAAAGCAAGTTTAGAAGTTCATCCTTTGGGTATTGGTGGCAAAGCAGATCCTGCACGTTTGGTTTTTAACGTAGCTGGTGGAGATGCTTTAAATGCATCTTTAATTGATATGGGTAACCGTTTCCGTCTGTTAGTGAATGAAGTAAAAGCCGTAGAAGCGGAACATGATTTACCAAATTTACCTGTGGCACGCGTACTTTGGAAACCACTGCCTGATATGAAAACAGGTTGTGCAGCCTGGATTTATGCTGGTGGCGCACACCACACCGCTTACAGCCAGAACTTAACTACCGAACATTTATTGGATTTTGCCAATATTGCCGGTTTAGAATATGTAAATATCGGTGCAGATACTAAAATCAATCAATTCAGAAATGAATTGCATTGGAATGAGGTTTTCTATAAATAG
- a CDS encoding ribulokinase yields the protein MSNANYVIGVDYGSDSVRSVLVDTANGKEIASSVFLYPRWQKGLYCKPAVNQFRQHPLDYIEGLTHTIKDCLAKAGGAEIAHLVKGISVDTTGSSPVAVDATGTPLALTKDFEENPNAMFVLWKDHTSVKEAAEINEHATKFSTNYLKYVGGIYSSEWFWSKLLYILRVDSSIKKAAASWVEHCDWIPFLLCGGNDIKEMKRSRCAAGHKALWAEEFNGLPPEDFFSSLDPLLAGFRDKLFTDTYTSDVAAGTLSEEWATKLGLNTDVVVGVGAFDAHMGAVGGQIEPYYLSKVMGTSTCDILVAPNQDLDGKLINGICGQVNGSVIPGMAGLEAGQSAFGDVYAWFKNLISWPLNHLLTESALIDEATAIALKEELEAKIIASLSKQAEALEDYDYAELAVDWLNGRRTPDANQELKGAITGLGLGTDAPRFFRALAAATCFGAKAIVDRFNEQGVPVKGIIGIGGVAKKSAYIMQMMADVLEMPIRIHRFEHTCALGAAMFAAVAAGVYPNIEAAMAAMGTGFEKEYKPDVKKQKLYRQHYQQYLGLGRYLEKYNKKDVKPYLS from the coding sequence ATGAGCAACGCAAACTATGTAATTGGAGTAGATTACGGGTCAGATTCTGTCCGGTCTGTTCTAGTCGATACCGCAAACGGGAAAGAAATAGCATCATCTGTTTTTCTTTATCCAAGATGGCAGAAAGGTTTATATTGTAAACCCGCTGTTAATCAGTTCCGCCAGCATCCCTTAGATTATATTGAAGGTTTAACCCACACCATAAAAGATTGCCTGGCCAAAGCCGGTGGTGCAGAAATTGCGCATTTGGTTAAAGGTATTTCAGTTGATACAACCGGCTCCAGCCCGGTTGCTGTTGATGCAACAGGTACTCCCCTTGCTTTAACCAAAGATTTTGAAGAGAATCCAAATGCCATGTTTGTGCTTTGGAAAGACCATACATCAGTTAAAGAAGCCGCGGAGATTAATGAGCATGCTACAAAATTCAGCACCAATTACCTTAAATATGTTGGTGGCATTTATTCTTCTGAATGGTTCTGGTCTAAATTGCTATATATTTTAAGGGTCGATTCAAGTATTAAAAAAGCTGCAGCATCCTGGGTAGAACACTGTGATTGGATTCCATTTTTACTTTGTGGTGGAAATGATATTAAAGAAATGAAGCGCAGCCGTTGTGCTGCTGGCCATAAAGCACTTTGGGCAGAAGAATTTAACGGTTTACCTCCGGAAGATTTCTTTAGTAGTCTTGATCCGCTTTTAGCCGGCTTTAGAGATAAACTATTCACCGATACCTATACCTCTGATGTTGCTGCGGGAACATTGAGCGAAGAATGGGCTACAAAACTGGGTTTAAACACGGATGTAGTTGTGGGCGTTGGCGCATTTGATGCGCACATGGGCGCGGTGGGCGGACAAATTGAGCCTTATTACCTGAGTAAAGTAATGGGTACCAGTACCTGCGATATTTTGGTTGCACCTAACCAGGATCTGGATGGCAAATTGATTAACGGTATCTGCGGACAGGTTAATGGTTCTGTAATTCCGGGGATGGCTGGTTTAGAGGCGGGGCAATCTGCTTTTGGCGATGTTTATGCCTGGTTTAAAAATTTAATCAGCTGGCCACTGAATCATTTATTGACCGAATCGGCACTAATAGATGAAGCTACGGCAATTGCTTTAAAAGAAGAGCTGGAGGCCAAAATTATAGCCAGTTTAAGTAAACAAGCTGAAGCTTTAGAAGACTATGATTACGCAGAACTGGCAGTTGACTGGTTAAACGGTCGTAGAACACCGGATGCAAACCAGGAACTTAAAGGTGCCATAACCGGTTTAGGTTTAGGAACTGACGCACCACGTTTTTTCCGTGCTTTAGCTGCAGCCACCTGTTTCGGTGCCAAGGCTATTGTAGACCGCTTTAACGAACAAGGTGTACCTGTAAAAGGAATTATCGGTATTGGTGGTGTAGCCAAAAAATCAGCTTATATTATGCAAATGATGGCAGATGTATTGGAAATGCCAATCAGAATACACCGCTTCGAGCATACCTGTGCTTTAGGTGCAGCTATGTTCGCTGCAGTAGCAGCAGGTGTTTATCCGAATATTGAAGCCGCGATGGCAGCCATGGGAACTGGTTTTGAGAAAGAATACAAACCTGATGTGAAAAAGCAAAAGCTTTATCGTCAGCATTACCAGCAATATTTAGGCCTTGGCCGTTACCTGGAAAAATACAATAAAAAAGATGTAAAACCTTATTTATCATGA